AACAATTTTGCTCCCTGAGAACCCGAATCACAATAACTAGGTATATACCGTGTTGATAACACAATAGCTagctactccctttgtcccataatgtaagaataTTTTTGTCACTatactagtgttaaaaacgtttttatattatgaaaCGCAGGTGGTAGTAGATAGCTAGAATCACAATAGGTATATCATCGAATCACACTAACTAGAATGATAGAATCATAGTAGTTAGCTAGCAGATACTCTCTCAATACATGTAGAAGAGGCGTCAAAAGACAGCCAACAAGTATATGATCGAAAATTCCTCTCCGAAAACCAGAGATCAGGAGACTACAAGAGGAATAATCGATGGATGATGGATGCGAACCAATGAAGGTTGTAATTCATGTACCTGTTACCATGTCGCCCGTCGCGGCATCAGCAGATCTAGATGCGAACCAGATCCCGCGCTGTTCGGTTTCCTCTGAATGCGATCGATCCCTGCCTCCTGCGATCGAGGCATCGAGGGCATAACCGATCGAGCAGGCAGCCCGGTATAGGGAGATGGTCGAGGCTTGATGTGCCAGCGGCGACCGGTCCAATGCCCATGCCATGCCATGCTAGCGAAAGTAAATACATAGGCCTGTAAAAAATTTGGGGCCCCTCAAACTCTATGGGCCTTGTGCATGCCGCACAGTTTGTACAACTGTGGGCCCGGCCCTGATGAggttcaccctcggcactcaatagtaactCTATagtgtcgtacaactaggggggtgatgtgcggtgtcggggcctggacatcgatcacgttgatcgagtcatcaaacataaagcggggcaactgggacaaggtgggggtcactgatggatctctaaccaacctatactaagcaaattaggataagcaggtaaggtatgaaagcaggtaacaacaacaggctatgcatcagagtaggatcatacagaaagcagtagcagttctaatgcaagcatgagagggaaagaaataggcgatatcggaatgctcaaggggggtttgcttgcctggttgctctggcaaggaggggtcatcgtcgacgtagtcgatcacaagggcagcattggtctcggggtctaccggagagaagagggggaagaaacagtaaatataaagcaaacatagcaccacaaagcataacatggcaataagatgtgccgggtgtgacctaacgcggtaggaggtgataacggcgaaggggggaaacatccgagaaagtatccccggtgtttcgcattttcagacagatgaaccggaggggaaaagttgcctGTTTGCTATGCCAGGGATGCATcgcgggcgaacgggctgcgtatccggattcgtctcgtcattctgagcaactttcatgtacaaacacTACAAGAAATTTGTTAATACGTGACGGTGACAGTCCGTCATGGACTAGGAGAAAACTGTCATGGGTTCCCACCCATGACCGAGTCAAtgtccgtcatgtatatcgcgtcataatttggcATCATGCTGACCATGACGGATTTTCACCGTCATGGATTTTCCCCAGGCCCGCCCAAGGCCCAAATCATTGTGACGGAACAATCCGTCATGGATTGACGCCACGTAGGATTTTCAATTAACCAACTACAATGACGTGGCTGCCTACGTGGACACTATTTTCTGTCACAGAAATCGTCACGGATTTTGGGGCAATTTAAATTTAGTTCTTCCCATTAGCCTATTTCATTCAGCCCAATTTTCAACAACTACATTTTTAAGCACAATGCATTCCACAAATTATAATGCAAACTATGGCCCAAGACAAACTATTTCCAAAgtttcatacatacatatatgaattaGTATGCAATCATCCACAGGTATTTACAATATAGAAGTTTACAAAATTCTTCAGGAAATGATAATTTTACAATATAGGTTGACAAAATATCACTCAACAAAGTTAGGAAATAGTACAATCCAGCTCACACAAAGAGAACATTTAAACTATTGAAGTTATTATTCATCTTGTCGCCGGCCCTCCTGATGGAAACTATGTATCATGTCATGCTGATTGTTATTGGCAGCACCAAGTAGCCCACTATGCAATCATACCTAGCATATTTACAAGACCATTAGATATGTTAGATATAAACAGATAGAAGAGAATTGCAACAAATGTAAAAACTAAATCACGTCTTATCCAAAATTCTAGTAGTTTCTTAACTAACTAGCAGATCTCACAAAAACCTACACTGCTAGTGCTCGCACggtgagaaaagaaaagaaaatagccAGCAGTAAGCAGTGTTGTGCTCATGAAGTAACTCAACCAAACATTTTTCAAGAGCTGGATTCCAAATTATCTTCTTCAGTGACACAGGGACATCTCAATAATCATTTGATGTAAGTAAAAGACCAAAAGCATGGACTGAATTTTTGGTTGGAAGAACAAGCATGCATTATGTGTATTTTCAGTCAAGTTTACTTCCAGCAAACATCATAATTCACAAATGCAAATTGAGCGAGTGCCATAGCAGAACATGAGGGCAAATAGATGTTTGAGTAAAGTGTATGAATATTCAGTGCACTGTCCAAACTTCATAGACATTCAAGAATGACGTTCTTGGCGAGCTCACCGGGGATGATGAGGCGGACGGAGGACATAGGAGGTGGCAGCCATGGCACTTTTTCTCAATACATGCAATAAAACTGAAGATAAGAACGAGCATGTACCTACAGAATCTGCAGATACGAGTTTTTCTTCATTTAGATATAAAATGGTATGAGTTTCTCAATTCTAAAAGCTCGCAGGATAAATGCTATCGGCAATTACTATTCAAAAAATCAGACAACATACATCGGACTTCTGAATTAGCAGTGTACAACTACAAAGCAAACAATCTTACTCTTAGTCACTTGATTGAGATTAATGAATTGACTTGAGAACAAAACGCTAAAAAAACATGTCGCTCTATTAATACAAAGCAAAAATCGTGTCTCAAAGATCTATTTTAACAGAACATATATACTCCTTGCTTATACACAGACGGACACCAATACATGGAAGAAATATAATTAAGCAAGGCGGACAACACAAAACAACTATTTACAACAGCCTACCAACTAGGAGCAGTAAAGGTCAGGCACATACTTAACAGATAAAGAACAGGAGCATCATATACAGCAGATTATTGCAATAGGCACATAATGAAAGAACTTGCGGTTCATATTTAAGCGGGATAGTTGCAATAAATCGTGTAAGCAAACTTCATGCTTAAGAAAGAAGCAATACTCTGTCCCCAAAATAGATGGCAGATTATGTACAGAAATATGAACATAAATAATGTCAAACCAACCACCACTAGATATACTTTCATAATATATTTTTTCATCACTGTAGTTGTTGATATTTTCTCCTACATATTTGGTCAAACTTAGAAAGAAATGACTTCTTGACTGAATTTATACACCATGTATTTGGGGACAGATGGATTATGTCTTAAGGTTGTGCTACTAGAGACAAGACCACAATTAACACAGTATATTACAAATTTACACGGTTGGATACAAATACAGTGCACACAAATTAAAATTGAGCAAGGTGCATAACCCAGAACAACTATTTACAACAAACCTACCAACTATTGAGCAGTAAAGGATGACAACTACAATATATAATCATATGAAACAAACAAGTCGACGTTGCAGCATGCATGCTTTCATTTATGTAAGCAACAAAAAACCTAGTGCAACAGATTTATGTTTTGTTGTTGTACAGTATATGTCCATAGTATCTCAaagagaaaaggagaaaatatcACAGATCTTCATCACAGAAATGCATTACCTATCTTTTTTGGAACCAGTGCATGGATGTAGAACGAAAAACATTGTCGGACAGAGGGTATGGAGAGAAGCAAAGCCTCACCAGACATCGCCCTCCTTCTGCCCCGGCGCCCTGGAGAAGACCTCCTAGAATACGCGGAGCTCCATGAGCGACCTGTCGAAGGCACTCGCACCGGTGCCGCCGTCGTATCTACCCTGGCGTCCATGTCctcaccgaagatgaagcagatgGCGCCGTCCTCCCACAAGCCCAGCGCGTCCTCCGTGTCCatctgaggagggagaagcgaatCTGAGCGAGAAATccgggggcgagaggaagaagaggatgcggGAGAGCAGA
The sequence above is drawn from the Triticum aestivum cultivar Chinese Spring chromosome 7A, IWGSC CS RefSeq v2.1, whole genome shotgun sequence genome and encodes:
- the LOC123149472 gene encoding uncharacterized protein, producing MDTEDALGLWEDGAICFIFGEDMDARVDTTAAPVRVPSTGRSWSSAYSRRSSPGRRGRRRAMSDSVGTCSFLSSVLLHVLRKSAMAATSYVLRPPHHPRYDCIVGYLVLPITISMT